The Felis catus isolate Fca126 chromosome C2, F.catus_Fca126_mat1.0, whole genome shotgun sequence genomic sequence GGTGGGTGCTGGCCAAGCGGCCGGCCGAGCGGCTCCGGGGGCATCACTTAAGCGTAAGGGGGGCGGGCCAGGCCGCCAGCTCTCACCTGTGCCGACACCGGGTATAGGGGCTGGCGTCAGGTTTGCGGACTGAGAACCCTGACCTGTATCGAGGGAGTCCAGATGATTCTAACCCCACGCCCTGCAGATCTCTCTCGTGTAGAGGCCAGCCCCGTACCCCCTTTCCGTGATACCCCTTTACTTTCTTGTCTGTGAGCTCTCTGCTTGTTTCAGCCGTGCGTTGTGATGGCTGAGTTGTCCCTGGACGTTATGACACCTTGGTCCCGTCTGTATTCTCCCTGTTGGCGTGGGGTTCTTCTCAGTTAGGTGACCTTATCTGTTTATGTTGATTTCGATGGGTTTTCCTCTTGGAAGGGGCCTTTTCTGTGCCCCTGCCCTAAATGCCGGTCCCCGGGTCCTGGGGCCGGCCCTACACTGTAGCTCCCTTGCTGCCCCCGGGGAGGCTAAGATGTGGTCCTGTCCTGCCCTCTGAGTGCTGCAGCCCCGTGAGGAAAACACGGGTTTTCATGCTCAGGGTGACAACGGTATAGGGGGGCCAAGTGCCCCAGGGTCGTGGAAAGAACACGGACCCCAGCAGGAGGGGCAGTTGTTTTTCCTGGCAGATCAGGGAACTCCTTCTGGAAGGAAGTGCTTTTCCTGGATGCACTGAGCCTCCTGGGATTTTCAGAGTGGAATATTTGGGGCAAAAGAGGGCATTTGGGGTTGAGAAAACACCTTACGAAGACACAGGGGTGGGCAAGGCCCAGCCGGGCGGCTTGACTGGAGGTAAGTGGTGGGTGATGGGGTCGCACAGGAAGGAAATACCCCGTCTCTGGGAGAGAAGTATGCTATACGACTCTCTCTGGGTCTGATACTCTCAAATGGCATCTCCGTGCTCGCACGCGGTCAGTTCCCATAAAGACACAGATGTCGTCTGGGTGGCTTGTGTCTTCTCGAATTCCACCCTATACCCCCACCCTCCCGTGCAAGTCCCCTTGAGAACGTTTCATGTGAGGGAGGGGCGGGCCGCCTTTCATGCAAATCGGAGGCCGGACACCGTGGTGGGAGTTGTACGTTAAATAGAGGCGAGGCTGCACGTGGAGGCTGGGGCGGGGAGCGGCCGGTGGCCCTGGAAAGGTGTCTCTGCTGTGGGAACTGTCAGCTCTCAAGTGGACTGGGACGCCTCCCTGGTCTGTGCCTTTCATtccgtttcctttttttttaatgtttatgttacttttgagagagagaaagtgcacgaacaggggagggatgggcgggggggagacagaatccgaagcaggctccaggctctaagctgtcagcacagagcccgacgcggggctcgaactcacgaaccgtgagatcgtgacccgagccaaagggGGACGCTcaaacgaccgagccacccaggcgccccatttttattttcttaacgaAGCAACGTCAGCCATCACCGCCATTTTCTGAGCGCAGACGGGCCGAGTTCTGCGCCCTTATCCGACGACGACCCTACGGGACAGCTAGAATGACTTTTACTTTGCGAGTTCGCGGGAGCCCCTTGGCCTGCCCGAGGTCTTCCCCCTGCACCGGAAATCTAATAACACGGCCGGGGTGACTCCTGAGTGGTTTCGGGCACGCGGCGGCCCGGAGGCCGCTGGGGAGGCGCGGGCCGCGTTGGGGCGCCCGCCAGGCCTTGGGAGCGGCCCGCGGCCCGAACCTCGTATCTCTCTCCCCCAGATCTCGGCACGACGGACGTCCAGAAGAAGAAGCTCGTGGATGCCATCGTGAACGGGGACACCAGCAGGCTGATGaagatcctccagccccaggacGTGGACCTGGTCGTGGACGGCGGCTCCAGCCTGCTGCACGTGGCCGTGGAGGCCGGGCAGGAGGAGTGCGTCAAGTGGCTGCTGCTCAATAACGCCAACCCCAACCTGACCAACCGGAAGGGCTCCACCCCCCTCCACGTGGCCGTGGAGAAGAGGGTGCGGGGCGTCGTGGAGCTCCTGCTGGCCCGCAAGATCAGCGTCAACGCCGCGGACGAGGACCGCTGGACGGCCCTGCACTTCGCGGCCCAGAACGGGGACGAGTTCAGCACGCGGCTGCTGCTGGAGAAGCGCGCCTCCGCCAACGAGGCGGACTGCGAGGGCCGCACCCCCATGCACGTGGCCTGCCAGCACGGCCAGGAGAGCATCGTGCGGATCCTGCTCCGCCGGGGCGGCGACGTGGGGCTGCGGGGCAAGGACGCCTGGGGGCCGCTGCACTACGCCGCCTGGCAGGGCCACCTGCCCGTCGTCAAGCTGCTGGCCAAGCAGCCGGGCGTGAGCGTGGACGCGCAGACGCTGGACGGGAGGACGCCGCTGCACCTGGCCGCCCAGCGGGGGCACTACCGCGTGGCCCGCGTGCTCATCGACCTGCGCTCGGACGTCAACGTCCGCAACCTGCTCTCGCAGACGCCCCTGCACGTGGCCGCGGAGACGGGGCACACGAGCACCGCCAGGCTGCTGCTGCATCGGGGCGCCAGCAAGGAGGCGGTGACCGCCGAGGGCTGCACCGCCTTGCACCTGGCGTCGCGGAACGGGCACCTGGCGACCGTCAGGCTGCTGGTGGAGGAGAAGGCCGACGTGCTGGCCCGGGGGCCCCGGGGCCAGACGGCCCTGCACCTGGCCGCCGCCGGCGGGCACGCGGAGGTGGTGGAGGAGCTGGCCAGTGCCGACGCGCTCGACCTGTCCGACGCGCAGGGGCTCAGCGCGCTGCACCTGGCCGCCCGGGGCCGGCACGCCAAGACGGTGGAGACGCTGCTTCGACACGGGGCCCACGTCAACCTGCAGAGCCTCAAGTTCCAGGGCGGCCCCGTCCCCGACCCCGCGCTGCTCCGGCGGAGCAAGACCTAGCCTGGGGACCCCGTGCGGGGTCCCTGGCCCGTCGCGTTCCGCCGCGGGGACAGAATGACGCCGGGCCGGCCGGCACCGCGCGCCTCGTCTGCGGCCCGGCGGGGCGTTGACCGGGCGGCCGGCGAGAGGCCGGTGACCGCTGACTCTTGATTCGTCCGGGGCATCCGCTCGGCCGCGTTTCCCTCCGGAGGCAGCTGGGGAGAATGCACTTGGCTGTCCACCCGTCCGCTGATCGGCAGCCCCGCCTTCCGccgtggggggggagggaagacgGGTCGGAATCATTTCGTTGCGTGTCTTGCTCCTACTGTGGGTCCGTCGGTGGCAAAGCCGTGAGTGGGGCGCAGTTCACCCCGGCCTCAGCCGAGCCACCTGGGACTGCTCGGAGCGCAGCTTCTGGGGAGGCGGGAGCGGGAGGCGCCGTGTCTTTTTATCTGCGTACCCAGCGGCAGGCAGAAGAGCCTGTTTCCAGAAGTTTTAGTGGAATTCTTGTTTCGTAGGCTGCCTTTAATAGACGAACGCGGAATCGCCTGTTGCTTTAAACCTGTTAAAAAAGTCCGTGTCGGCGGGTTGTCTGGTTTGTGAAGAGTGAACGTAAAGTCATAAGGTTGGTTTTGAAAAGCGAACGAACAGCAAATCCGACCGGCTCTTTCCTATCCAAGTTTGCCCTCCGCTCCGCGGTCGCGGGGGGCCGCACGCGCACCCCGACGGTGCTACTTGCGTCGTTCCTTGTTGCCCGAGAGGCGTTTGGAACTCTGGCGCGAACTGTGTCAAGACAACGTTCATGCTTCATCGTTTCGGTTCGGGACGTCAGAGTTATTTAGCTAGACGAGCCCCCCTCAGCCGGGGGTTTCTTTCCCGCTCTGATGTTTGGTGCGGTGGTTATCCGTGCGGAGTGCTAGTGTCCTGGGGTCTTAGGAGTTTTCTGACCTGCCGGACAAACGCCTGCGTCGTGCGGGAGCCTTGGCCTTAGGATGTCACCCCCGAGGCGGCTCCAGGAGACAGCGGCACGCTCTTGGATGTAAAAGATGCAATCCTAGCCGTGTTCCTTCCGTGTCTCCCGTGTCCCCTGTGGTGTCCCCCGTGGTGCCCCCTGTGGTGCCCCCTGAACACTGTGGACTAGGTTTGCCGCAGGGCGTGAGCCTGTGTGCAGACATGTGCTGTGGCCTGGTGCACAATACCGAGATTGATGTTAATGTACCGTGTATGTTAATGTGAATCTGTGGGCAGGATACTTCTTTTCTATGACAGGAAATATCCGTACCGCTTAGAACTGGCTATGTTTTAATATGCCTCCTGCGTTCACTCCAATATGCTACCGTTGTATAGAATGTGTGGAAGACAGATAGTTCTGTTCAATGTCAATAAAACGAAGTCCTCTTCTGCGCTTGGAGTCCGCGAGACGACTTTTTCTTATAAATGAGTGCAAACAATCTGATTTGGGAAAACCAGAGAATTCAGTTCAGGCAGTCATGTGGTTGGACATGCCCTTCTAGAAGGGTCGTCTGGGTGCTCTGAGTTAACCTGTGGcatgaggggagaaaggaagtgGAGGGTGGCCCCAGGCTTCCTGCCTCCTTAGCTCGGCCCTTCTACACGTGTGAACCAGCAGAGAGATGATCTCACCTTGGTAGAACAAGTTCCTCATGCcaatgtttttatgtgtttttaagtgtttataattcttatctttatttgTTAAACTTACATTTTGACACAGTTTCAAGTTACAGGAAAGTTATAATACGTAGCACTCTGGTGTACCTGTTACCTAGGGTCCCCATTCACTTACATTTACCTCATTAGCTTgatcattctcttttctttctcatccatCTGCCCACATACCCATGCATTCACCTGCccattttatccatccatccatccatgcatctgcctggccacccacctgcccatccctccctccctctgtccatctgtccatccatccatccatccctccgtccatccatccatccatccatgcatctgcctggccacccacctgcccatccctccctccctctgtccatctgtccatccatccatccatccctccgtccatccatccatccatccatgcatctgcctggccacccacctgcccatccctccctccctctgtccatccatccatccatccatccatccatccatccatccatctgcctggccacccacctgcccatccatccatccatccatccatccatccatccatccatctgcctggccacccacctgcccatccatccatccatccatccatccatccatccatccatctgcctggCCACCTACctgcccatccctccatccatccatccatccatccatccatccatccatccatctgcctggccacccacctgcccatccctccctccctccgtccatccatccatccatccatccatccatccatctgcctggccacccacctgcccatccatccatccatccatccatccatccatccatccatctgcctggccacccacctgcccatccatccatccatccatccatccatccatccatccatctgcctggccacccacctgcccatccctccctccctccatccgtccatccattcatccgtccatatacctctccatccacccatctgtctgAATACATTGCACAGTGTGTCCCATGACCCCTAAATACTTCAATATGTATTCCCCCCAAATAAAGACTTTCTATATAGCCACATTGTACCAATCAAAACTAGGAAATTAATATCGATACAATACTACCATCTAATCCACAAATCCCCAAATTTCGTTGACTGTCTCAAAAatgttctttacagaaaaaactACCGCTGGGAGCAACAAGCgaatcttccttccctctttctggcTCAGgaaccacccccttccccccaatTTTACTATCCTGACTCTTGAGTCTTCAGTCCTCTGTTCCTCAGTCctctcttttataatttttccttttggggggaagtacagttattttgtagaaagtCCTCAATATAGGTTAGTCTTAATTCTCAGGATTTTTTTAGTGATGTATTTTTGGTGCAACTACCACAGATGGGATACTGGGTACAAAGCAgatctttcccttctccctttttaattttttgcttcgGCATGGAGTCATGGATTCCCATTTAATCAGGGGGTTCTACTTCATCATTGTCGTTTATTTGCGTGTTCAAATGACCCCCAGTTTGGCCAATTCGAGTGTCCCCGTGCCAGCTCTTGTGTCCCTTTGATGCATCCGGGTCGTTGTTTGAGCCCCTCTCGCTTTCTGACACGAGAGTTCAGGCTCATCTTGTCGTCCCTCCACCCTGGCCCCAGAGgcagtcatttctccaaggaagccAGTTCCTTCTAGTGAAGAATGGGATTTAGATACCAAGATCCAGGGGTTGGATGTGTTCATTGTCCCAGGACTGCCATTCCCTCCAGGCTTAGCAGACAGATCTGGGAAAGAGTGTGTGagatctgtgtgtcttttttttcctttaagtttattttgtggggggcggggagagagagagagagagagagagagaatgagcgggggaggggtagagagagggggacacaggatctaaagcagggtctgtgctgacagcagcgagcctgatggtgggatttgaacccacaaaccgggagatcgtaacttgagccgaagtcggacacctaaccaactgagccacccaggcaccctcagatCCGTGTATCTTACTGAGAAGCATAATTTCACATCGGTGCCTTCAACTACAATCTAACGCCCCAGGGTTTCTTCCCGCTTATCCATATGTGGGTCTAATTCCTCTGATGGCGAGGAGGTTAGTCCTCGTGGTCCTGAACAGACGTGCACGTTTGCTCAGCTCCCGCGTGTGTGATACACCTTCCTGCCACGCTGGCTGCCGCCTCAGCCTCTGTCCCTTCACACGGGCTGAGCCGGCCAGGGTTCTCTTAGCCTCGTGCCCCCTAGTGCACCAGCCACGCTCCCCAGCCCCACAGAATGAGGATTCCTTTCACAGAGTTTTATGCCCGGAATCAAGACTTagggaacatttttttcttaagactcTGCTACTTGGCTTAATGTtacatttttcctccttcccgTCTCCGAGAACTTgggcattcccccccccccttcccctctgatcCCTATTCCACGCTGTTTCGTTTAGGAGCATTTTCTGGTTTCAGGGCGCCATGAACTTTTCTCTTAGACCCtctgttttaagaaaaaactGCGCCTTCGTTCCCGGAAGGAAACAAAGGGGTGGGTCTTATAGTTCACGTGCTCTGCTGTTGCCCTGGGGCTAGTCCCTCCCGGGCCCCAGCCCTGAGCAGCATCAGAAAGGCATAGCAGCCTTTCTTCGGCGGCTCTGGGAGGGGGAGACGGTAGGTTCGAGAAGAGAAGCGGTTCTCCCGGCTGGAGCAGGCACAGAGCAGCACCGTCGTCGTGCACTGACGTTAAAGTTCACAGACTGCCCCGCTCACCGCAGCCTGGGATGATGTCAAAACCAGGGAGCTGGGCGGGGGAACACGGCACCAAACACACTCTGGTGATTGACCAGGACATTCAGGTTGGGGACCACCTGGCAAGTAGCGGTAGCAAAGGTCTCGGCCCCAGCCTCTCGTTAAGATCTGCCACGGTTCACACTCCACGGAGCCGGGCACGGAGGACCCGAGTGTGAGTGCTGGGTTTCTTCCTATGCCCGTCCCTGCTCACCCCCGGCCAAGCGACAGGCGCGGGCCCCTGGGCTCAGGTGCACTGTGACTTTGTTGCCAGCACATCTCCTTTCTCGACACGCGCCTGAAGCCACAGAGGGGTGGGACACCTGGCTTCCTTAGCGAACAACTGGTTTGGCACTtgactgccccacccccagcgctGGTTAGCCAAGTCACCCTCTCTATCCAGGTCACTGCACCTGAATCCAGTTCTCAGGACTCTGTTTGCCAGAGGCATTTCACTGCCGCTGAGCCTGGCTGCTGATTACAAAAGCGTGGGCGGGGCGGTGGTGTTATTAAGGCTTCTTGCTGACACCTCAGCAGAAAGGGAGCAGAAAGGGAGCGGGCGTTGTAGCCGTCGATTCGGTtcggaggagagagaatccttgcCCCTGAGCTTACGCTTGGGCGGCCGTGTTCTT encodes the following:
- the RIPK4 gene encoding receptor-interacting serine/threonine-protein kinase 4 isoform X2 translates to MEMAKFRYILPVYGICREPAGLVMEYMETGSLEKLLASEPLPWDLRFRIVHETAVGMNFLHCMSPPLLHLDLKPANILLDAHYHVKISDFGLAKCNGLSHSHDLSMDGLFGTIAYLPPERIREKSRLFDTKHDVYSFAIVIWGVLTQKKPFADEKNILRIMVKVVKGHRPELPPVCRARPRACGNLVRLMQRCWHGEPRERPTFQEITSETEDLCEKPDGDVKETAQDLGAKQPLEPKSPKPVCSPLKRASAPTFDSNYSLSELLSQLDSGTSQTLAGPEELSRSCSESRLQSASSSKRLSGVSSVDSAFSSRGSLSLSFEREPSTGDLGTTDVQKKKLVDAIVNGDTSRLMKILQPQDVDLVVDGGSSLLHVAVEAGQEECVKWLLLNNANPNLTNRKGSTPLHVAVEKRVRGVVELLLARKISVNAADEDRWTALHFAAQNGDEFSTRLLLEKRASANEADCEGRTPMHVACQHGQESIVRILLRRGGDVGLRGKDAWGPLHYAAWQGHLPVVKLLAKQPGVSVDAQTLDGRTPLHLAAQRGHYRVARVLIDLRSDVNVRNLLSQTPLHVAAETGHTSTARLLLHRGASKEAVTAEGCTALHLASRNGHLATVRLLVEEKADVLARGPRGQTALHLAAAGGHAEVVEELASADALDLSDAQGLSALHLAARGRHAKTVETLLRHGAHVNLQSLKFQGGPVPDPALLRRSKT